One window from the genome of Bradyrhizobium xenonodulans encodes:
- a CDS encoding DUF2147 domain-containing protein: MNFVLRFVLRVAITIAMMIVGGRAGAATSTDPSGTWLVEDGRARIRLERCGPSRDRICGFIVWMKEPADKRGQPYRDKENPDLDKRARTLLGHQLIMGLQATPEGRFAGDIYNAEDGKFYSVSIWRDSPDRLKLKGCLIKFLCQTQTWQQTLDVLPGQLVGLTGDLNGPRADKEWAAVPPPKPIPAKAK; the protein is encoded by the coding sequence ATGAACTTTGTCCTTCGCTTCGTGCTGCGCGTGGCGATCACGATCGCGATGATGATCGTCGGCGGTCGCGCCGGCGCCGCCACGTCCACCGATCCCAGCGGTACCTGGCTGGTCGAGGACGGTCGCGCGCGCATTCGGCTCGAACGTTGCGGTCCGTCGCGCGATCGCATCTGCGGCTTCATCGTCTGGATGAAGGAGCCGGCCGACAAGCGCGGCCAGCCCTATCGCGATAAGGAAAATCCCGACCTCGACAAGCGTGCCCGCACGCTGCTCGGCCATCAGCTCATCATGGGCTTGCAGGCGACGCCCGAGGGCCGGTTTGCCGGCGACATCTACAATGCCGAGGACGGCAAATTCTACTCGGTGTCGATCTGGCGCGACTCTCCCGATCGCCTCAAGCTCAAGGGCTGCCTGATAAAATTCCTGTGCCAGACCCAGACCTGGCAGCAGACCCTCGACGTGCTGCCCGGCCAGCTCGTCGGCCTCACCGGCGATCTCAACGGCCCGCGCGCCGACAAGGAATGGGCCGCCGTTCCGCCGCCGAAGCCGATCCCGGCGAAAGCAAAGTAG
- a CDS encoding outer membrane protein → MKKILFATVALLVAGVAAPALGADLGNRNYYKTPAPAYAAPIYNWTGFYIGGHLGGAFSSDNNFNGLSTGNNGNGRFLGGVQVGADWQLNPNFVVGVEGQYSWLSGSVGAVFPGGVAYTNDQRGLGSITGRVGYTWGPGLVYVKGGYAYSDNNEKVTVGGVPTAFVIDGDHKNGYTIGAGLEYMFAPNWSAKAEYQYYNFGDAHFTGGPLAGTGNFTTDDHTVKAGLNYRFNWASPVVARY, encoded by the coding sequence ATGAAGAAGATCCTGTTTGCGACCGTCGCGCTGCTCGTGGCGGGCGTGGCCGCGCCGGCGCTCGGCGCCGATCTCGGTAACCGCAACTACTACAAGACGCCCGCGCCGGCCTACGCCGCGCCGATCTACAACTGGACCGGTTTCTACATCGGTGGCCATCTCGGCGGCGCGTTCTCCAGCGACAACAATTTCAACGGCCTCTCCACCGGCAACAACGGCAACGGCCGTTTCCTCGGCGGCGTGCAGGTCGGTGCGGACTGGCAGCTCAACCCGAACTTCGTGGTCGGCGTCGAAGGCCAGTATTCCTGGCTCTCCGGCAGCGTCGGCGCAGTGTTTCCGGGCGGCGTCGCCTACACCAACGACCAGCGCGGCCTCGGCTCGATCACCGGCCGCGTCGGCTACACCTGGGGTCCGGGCCTCGTCTACGTGAAGGGCGGCTACGCCTATTCGGACAACAACGAGAAGGTGACTGTCGGCGGCGTGCCGACCGCCTTCGTCATCGATGGCGATCACAAAAACGGCTACACGATCGGCGCCGGCCTCGAATACATGTTCGCCCCGAACTGGTCGGCCAAGGCCGAGTACCAGTACTACAATTTCGGCGACGCGCACTTCACCGGGGGCCCGCTGGCGGGCACCGGCAACTTCACCACCGACGACCACACCGTCAAGGCGGGCCTCAACTACCGCTTCAACTGGGCCAGCCCCGTCGTCGCCCGCTACTGA
- a CDS encoding TetR/AcrR family transcriptional regulator: protein MDNATRSERSRNAALEAAIAIIARDGPGRLTLDAIARESGLSKGGVMHQFRTKEAVLKALLERQMVHFEEFSSRYMAKVSATSANPNLATQLATVREAATSPNSAALALVAAMVENPSLMALPREREIERMAAIRDEAADPDLAMLRWAGAMGLLLSSLFGMSPLSKDEHQRLFARLLDDAQWTGLERPAAKRIAKSGATSAGKSASPRKRA, encoded by the coding sequence ATGGACAACGCCACGCGCTCCGAACGGTCCCGCAATGCCGCGCTCGAAGCGGCCATCGCGATCATCGCGCGCGACGGCCCCGGGCGGTTGACGCTCGATGCGATCGCGCGCGAAAGCGGCCTCAGCAAGGGCGGCGTGATGCACCAGTTCCGCACCAAGGAGGCGGTGCTCAAAGCGCTGCTCGAACGACAGATGGTGCATTTCGAGGAGTTCTCATCTCGGTATATGGCCAAGGTGAGCGCGACCTCCGCCAATCCCAATCTGGCGACTCAGCTCGCCACCGTGCGCGAAGCGGCGACCTCGCCGAATTCCGCCGCGCTGGCGCTGGTCGCGGCCATGGTTGAGAATCCCAGCCTGATGGCGCTGCCGCGCGAGCGTGAGATAGAGAGGATGGCGGCGATCAGGGACGAGGCCGCCGACCCTGATCTTGCGATGCTGCGCTGGGCCGGCGCGATGGGACTGCTGCTGAGCTCGTTATTCGGCATGTCGCCGCTCAGCAAGGACGAGCACCAGCGATTGTTCGCGCGTCTGCTCGACGACGCACAGTGGACCGGCCTCGAACGTCCGGCAGCGAAGCGGATCGCGAAATCCGGGGCCACGTCGGCGGGCAAGTCCGCAAGCCCGCGCAAGCGGGCCTGA
- a CDS encoding ABC transporter ATP-binding protein — MTAPPAVSIKNLRIALPKGAERPFAVDGVSLDLRPGKIVCVVGESGSGKSMCAHALMGLLPDTVSVTSGEIQFEGRDLLKLDDDGWRDLRGRRLAMIFQEPMTALNPLMRIGDQMAEMFEAHGLLTPKERRARALALAREVGLPDPERIVRAYPHQLSGGQRQRAMIAMALALEPAVLVADEPTTALDVTTQAQILKLIRNLQRNRNMAVMFITHDFGVVADIADQVVVLRHGKVVEEGPASAVFNAPQHDYTKALLAAVPSMDPPAREPLDDQARAVEVIGLDKTYVTSGGWFREDRRVDAAREVNFNILKGETLGLVGESGSGKSSVARLVMRLIEADRGTVRIGETDLTQLSGRALRAERHRIQMIFQDPFASLNPRRKVGHIIADGPIAAGLDPKLAFDRARDLLKMVGLDAGALDRYPHEFSGGQRQRIGIARALALEPEIIVADEAVSALDVSVQAQVLRLLEDLKARLGLSMLFITHDLRVAAQICDRIAVMQRGAIVELKPTAQLFAAPEHAYTRELLAAVPGRKERAPAA; from the coding sequence ATGACCGCCCCGCCCGCCGTCTCCATCAAGAACCTCAGGATCGCGCTGCCGAAGGGAGCCGAGCGTCCCTTCGCCGTCGACGGCGTCTCGCTCGATTTGCGGCCCGGCAAGATCGTCTGCGTCGTCGGCGAGTCCGGCTCCGGCAAGTCGATGTGCGCGCATGCGCTGATGGGACTTCTGCCCGACACGGTGTCAGTCACGTCAGGTGAGATCCAGTTCGAAGGCCGCGACCTGCTCAAGCTCGATGACGACGGCTGGCGCGATCTGCGCGGCCGCCGACTCGCGATGATCTTTCAGGAGCCGATGACCGCGCTCAATCCGTTGATGCGGATCGGTGACCAGATGGCGGAGATGTTCGAAGCTCACGGCCTGCTGACGCCGAAAGAGCGGCGCGCAAGAGCGCTTGCCTTGGCAAGGGAGGTCGGCCTGCCCGACCCCGAACGCATTGTGCGCGCCTATCCGCATCAGCTCTCCGGCGGCCAGCGCCAGCGCGCCATGATCGCGATGGCGCTGGCGCTCGAGCCTGCGGTGCTGGTCGCGGACGAGCCGACCACCGCACTCGACGTCACCACGCAGGCGCAGATCCTGAAATTGATCCGCAATCTCCAGCGCAATCGCAACATGGCGGTGATGTTCATCACCCATGATTTCGGCGTGGTCGCCGACATCGCCGACCAGGTCGTGGTGCTCCGCCATGGCAAGGTCGTGGAGGAAGGCCCGGCCTCGGCCGTCTTCAACGCGCCGCAGCACGACTACACCAAGGCTCTGCTCGCCGCCGTGCCGTCGATGGATCCGCCGGCACGCGAGCCACTCGACGACCAGGCGAGAGCCGTCGAAGTCATCGGGCTGGACAAGACCTATGTCACCTCGGGCGGCTGGTTTCGCGAGGACCGCCGCGTCGATGCCGCACGCGAGGTCAATTTCAACATCCTCAAGGGCGAGACGCTCGGCCTCGTCGGCGAATCCGGCTCGGGCAAATCGTCGGTGGCGCGCCTCGTGATGCGGCTCATCGAGGCCGACCGCGGCACGGTGCGGATCGGCGAGACCGATCTCACCCAGCTGTCGGGCCGGGCGCTGCGCGCCGAGCGTCATCGCATCCAGATGATTTTTCAGGATCCGTTCGCCTCGCTCAATCCGCGACGCAAGGTCGGTCACATCATCGCCGACGGCCCGATCGCAGCCGGCCTCGATCCGAAACTGGCGTTCGACCGCGCCCGCGATCTCCTGAAAATGGTCGGCCTGGATGCCGGCGCGCTCGACCGTTACCCGCACGAATTCTCCGGCGGCCAGCGCCAGCGCATCGGCATTGCACGCGCGCTCGCGCTCGAGCCCGAGATCATCGTCGCGGATGAGGCCGTCTCCGCGCTCGACGTCTCGGTGCAGGCGCAGGTGCTGAGACTGCTCGAAGACCTCAAGGCGCGCCTCGGCCTCTCGATGCTGTTCATCACCCATGACCTGCGCGTCGCAGCCCAGATTTGCGACCGCATCGCGGTGATGCAGCGCGGCGCCATCGTCGAGCTGAAGCCGACCGCGCAACTTTTCGCAGCGCCAGAGCATGCTTACACGCGCGAGCTCCTCGCCGCGGTACCGGGGCGCAAGGAGCGCGCGCCGGCAGCGTGA
- a CDS encoding ABC transporter substrate-binding protein, translating into MSKRVLLGLLLACGLAAPALAQEPKTGGVINAVIQPEPPGLMLAMIQNGPTQMVSGNIFEGLLRYSPKLEPLPELAESWSVSEDAKTYTFKLRKGVTWHDGKPFTAADVLFSIEMLKQTHARARNNLAQVDKVEAPDDYTVVFTLKQPFGPFLGIFEVGSMPMVPKHLYDGTDFKTNPYNNAPIGTGPFMFKEWQKGSFIRLVKNPNYYEKGKPYIDEIYWQIIPDAAARSVAYETGKVDVLPGGSVENFDVPRLSKLKDTCVTGAGWEFFSPLAWLWLNNRQGPLADKRVRQAIMYAIDRDFAKDVIWNGLGKVATGPSASTIKYYTSDVPKYPYDPAKAKALLKEAGYKGEKIRMLPLAYGETWQRWGEAVKQNLQDVGMNIETIATDVAGGNQKIGDWDYDIAFTYLYQYGDPALGVGRNYVSSAIAKGQVFNNVEGYSNPEIDKLFADGAVATPDSKRKEIYEKAQKILVEDVPVAWMLELQFPTITRCKVKNLITTGIGVNDGFKDAWLDK; encoded by the coding sequence ATGTCAAAACGAGTGTTGCTTGGTCTCCTCCTGGCTTGCGGCCTCGCGGCCCCGGCGCTGGCGCAAGAGCCGAAGACGGGGGGTGTGATCAATGCCGTGATCCAGCCCGAGCCGCCCGGCCTGATGCTTGCGATGATCCAGAACGGTCCGACCCAGATGGTGTCGGGCAACATCTTCGAAGGCCTGCTGCGCTACAGCCCCAAGCTCGAGCCGCTTCCGGAGCTCGCCGAGAGCTGGAGCGTCAGCGAGGACGCCAAGACCTACACCTTCAAGCTCAGGAAGGGCGTCACCTGGCATGACGGCAAGCCCTTCACCGCCGCCGACGTGCTGTTCTCGATCGAGATGCTGAAGCAGACCCATGCGCGCGCCCGCAACAACCTCGCGCAGGTCGACAAGGTCGAGGCACCCGACGATTACACCGTGGTGTTCACGCTGAAGCAGCCGTTCGGCCCGTTCCTCGGCATCTTCGAGGTCGGCTCGATGCCGATGGTGCCGAAGCATCTCTATGATGGCACCGACTTCAAGACCAATCCCTACAACAACGCGCCTATCGGCACCGGCCCGTTCATGTTCAAGGAATGGCAGAAGGGCTCGTTCATCCGCCTGGTCAAGAACCCGAACTATTACGAGAAGGGCAAGCCCTATATCGACGAGATCTACTGGCAGATCATCCCCGACGCCGCCGCGCGCTCGGTGGCGTATGAGACCGGCAAGGTCGACGTGCTGCCCGGCGGCTCGGTCGAGAATTTCGACGTACCGCGGCTGTCCAAGCTGAAGGACACTTGCGTGACCGGCGCCGGCTGGGAGTTCTTCTCGCCGCTGGCCTGGCTGTGGCTCAACAACCGCCAGGGTCCGCTCGCCGACAAGCGGGTGCGGCAGGCGATCATGTATGCGATCGACCGCGATTTTGCGAAGGACGTGATCTGGAACGGGCTCGGCAAGGTCGCGACCGGCCCATCGGCATCGACCATCAAGTACTACACGTCCGACGTGCCGAAGTACCCCTACGATCCCGCCAAGGCCAAGGCCCTGCTGAAGGAGGCCGGTTACAAGGGCGAGAAGATCCGCATGCTGCCGCTCGCCTATGGCGAGACCTGGCAGCGCTGGGGTGAAGCGGTGAAGCAGAACCTCCAGGACGTCGGCATGAACATCGAGACCATCGCCACCGACGTTGCCGGCGGCAACCAGAAGATCGGCGACTGGGATTACGACATCGCCTTCACCTATCTCTACCAGTACGGCGATCCTGCCCTCGGCGTCGGACGCAACTACGTCTCCAGCGCGATTGCCAAGGGCCAGGTGTTCAACAATGTCGAGGGCTACTCCAACCCGGAGATCGACAAGCTGTTCGCCGACGGCGCCGTCGCGACCCCGGATTCCAAGCGCAAGGAGATCTACGAGAAGGCGCAGAAGATCCTGGTCGAGGACGTGCCGGTGGCCTGGATGCTCGAGCTGCAATTCCCGACCATCACCCGCTGCAAGGTCAAGAACCTGATCACCACGGGCATCGGCGTCAATGACGGCTTCAAGGATGCATGGCTCGACAAGTGA
- a CDS encoding ABC transporter permease produces the protein MLSFISQRVVKGVIVLLAIVVLNFFLIRLAPGDPAVVMAGEAGASDQVFVKQLREKFGLDKPLPEQLFIYVKGVVTLDLGFSFRQQAPVAKLIGERLPATLLLTLTAFAISLMLGVLFGTFAARFAGTFLDTAITVFALIFYAMPIFWVALMGILLFSVTMDWLPSFGYETVGANLTGFAHAVDVAKHLIMPAMTLGLFFMATYTRMTRASMLEVKRLDFVKTARAKGLRDAVIQRRHVLRNALLPVVTLAGVHSGTLIGGAVITETVFAWPGIGRLMYDALLQRDYNLLLGVFVICSAMVLIFNLITDLVYRLVDPRIEFAS, from the coding sequence ATGCTCTCCTTCATCTCCCAGCGTGTCGTGAAGGGCGTGATCGTCCTGCTTGCGATCGTCGTCCTCAATTTCTTCCTGATCCGGCTTGCGCCCGGCGACCCCGCGGTCGTGATGGCGGGCGAGGCCGGGGCCAGTGACCAGGTCTTCGTCAAGCAGCTCCGGGAAAAGTTCGGCCTCGACAAGCCGCTGCCCGAGCAGCTCTTCATCTACGTCAAGGGTGTCGTCACCCTCGACCTCGGCTTCTCCTTCCGCCAGCAGGCACCGGTCGCGAAGCTGATCGGCGAACGACTGCCGGCAACGCTCTTGCTGACGCTGACGGCATTCGCGATCTCGCTGATGCTCGGCGTTCTCTTCGGCACCTTCGCCGCACGCTTTGCCGGAACATTCCTCGACACCGCCATCACCGTGTTCGCGCTGATCTTCTACGCCATGCCGATCTTCTGGGTGGCGTTGATGGGCATCCTGCTGTTCTCGGTCACCATGGATTGGCTGCCGAGCTTCGGTTACGAGACGGTCGGCGCCAACCTCACCGGCTTCGCCCATGCAGTGGACGTCGCTAAGCACCTGATCATGCCGGCGATGACGCTCGGCCTGTTCTTCATGGCGACCTACACCCGCATGACGCGCGCCTCGATGCTGGAGGTAAAGCGGCTCGACTTCGTCAAGACCGCGCGCGCCAAGGGCCTTCGCGACGCCGTGATCCAGCGCCGCCACGTGCTGCGCAATGCGCTGCTGCCGGTCGTGACGCTCGCCGGCGTGCATTCCGGCACGCTGATCGGCGGCGCCGTCATCACCGAGACCGTGTTCGCCTGGCCCGGCATCGGGCGGTTGATGTACGACGCGCTGCTTCAGCGCGATTACAATCTGCTGCTCGGCGTCTTCGTGATCTGCTCCGCCATGGTCCTCATCTTCAACCTCATCACCGACCTGGTCTACCGCCTGGTCGACCCGCGCATCGAATTCGCCTCATGA
- a CDS encoding DUF3313 domain-containing protein: MDRSIALRGLGTLLLGAAVAGCATIAPVPYSEMASSAYMAPDKSDASGRVPYRYSTPVDWHAYNKVILEPVVVYRGRDHQFGDMSDKDKATLAASMQTRFSERLRGRFALVRDRGPGTLRIRLTLTGAVANTPVLGTLSRFDMAGAVYNGVQAARDGEGTMTGSVIYGVEIFDATTARLLSAYVTKQYPAAYDIKATAGALAAANAGLDKGADALMAQLN, translated from the coding sequence ATGGATCGCTCGATCGCCCTGCGCGGTCTGGGAACGCTGCTGCTTGGCGCAGCCGTCGCGGGCTGCGCCACGATCGCGCCCGTGCCCTATTCGGAGATGGCGTCCTCGGCCTACATGGCCCCGGACAAGTCGGATGCCTCCGGCCGCGTACCCTACCGCTATTCCACGCCGGTCGACTGGCACGCCTATAACAAGGTGATCCTCGAGCCCGTGGTGGTCTACCGCGGCCGGGATCATCAGTTCGGCGACATGTCCGACAAGGACAAGGCGACGCTCGCCGCCTCCATGCAGACCCGTTTCTCCGAGCGGCTGCGCGGTCGCTTCGCGCTGGTCCGCGACCGCGGGCCGGGCACGCTGCGGATCAGGCTGACGCTGACCGGCGCAGTCGCCAACACGCCGGTGCTCGGCACGCTCTCGCGTTTCGACATGGCCGGCGCGGTCTACAACGGCGTGCAGGCCGCGCGCGACGGCGAGGGCACCATGACCGGCTCGGTCATCTACGGCGTCGAGATCTTCGACGCCACGACCGCGCGCCTGCTCTCGGCTTACGTCACCAAGCAATACCCCGCCGCCTACGACATCAAGGCCACCGCCGGCGCGCTCGCGGCCGCCAACGCAGGCCTCGACAAGGGCGCCGATGCGCTGATGGCGCAATTGAACTGA
- the irr gene encoding Fur family transcriptional regulator Irr, with amino-acid sequence MDIQAATIPAGDASEPEVAGFDPPPDEGVQRCLQLLADAGLRPTRQRLALGQLLFLHGHRHVTAESLYDEATAANAYLSLATVYNTLNQFTEAGLLRRIAADGIKSFFDTDTSVHPHFYLEGEDVLVDVTDGLTFTRVPQALPGYEIVRLDVIVHLRRKRAT; translated from the coding sequence ATGGACATCCAGGCCGCGACTATCCCTGCAGGCGACGCCAGCGAACCCGAGGTCGCCGGCTTCGATCCGCCGCCGGATGAGGGCGTGCAGCGTTGTCTTCAACTGCTTGCCGACGCCGGCCTCCGTCCGACGCGCCAGCGCCTGGCGCTCGGCCAGTTGCTGTTCCTGCATGGCCATCGTCACGTCACTGCAGAGAGTCTCTATGACGAGGCGACGGCGGCGAACGCGTATTTGTCGCTTGCGACCGTCTACAACACGCTGAACCAGTTCACCGAGGCCGGGCTGCTGCGCCGGATCGCCGCTGACGGCATCAAGTCGTTCTTCGACACCGACACATCCGTGCATCCGCACTTCTACCTCGAGGGCGAGGATGTGCTGGTCGACGTCACCGACGGCCTGACCTTCACCAGGGTACCCCAGGCGCTTCCCGGCTACGAGATCGTGCGGCTCGACGTCATCGTCCATTTGCGCCGCAAGCGCGCGACCTGA
- a CDS encoding AEC family transporter: protein MEVASLVLPVFAIIVTGWLAGELGYLSRSLADALVHFAYNVAMPALLIVTIAQEPARNLLEWRFLLAFGGGSLICFALVFLAVRAGGRHDLASSTIHGMAAAMTNTGFVALPILHAIYGQPAVLPAAVATVFVAGVMFPITVILLERDARGPAQSAGLARQILLNPMVLSTLIGLVWAIAGLPIPAAVAAYLNMIAAALTPCALFAIGLGLSVDGLRSNFTASFALAAVKLVVMPLIVYGLCVLTGLNPLYTVAAVVCAAVPTAKTVYVLAHEHKVEEKLVAATVSITTMLSVATLLVALYLLSGLTTG from the coding sequence ATGGAGGTCGCCAGCCTCGTTCTTCCCGTGTTCGCGATCATCGTCACCGGCTGGCTGGCCGGGGAGCTCGGTTATCTCTCCCGCTCGCTGGCCGATGCCCTCGTGCATTTCGCCTACAACGTGGCGATGCCGGCGCTGCTGATCGTCACGATCGCGCAGGAGCCCGCGCGCAATCTGCTGGAATGGCGTTTCCTGCTCGCCTTCGGCGGCGGCTCGCTGATCTGCTTTGCGCTGGTGTTCCTGGCCGTCCGCGCCGGTGGCAGGCACGATCTCGCCAGCAGCACGATCCATGGCATGGCCGCGGCGATGACCAACACCGGCTTCGTCGCGCTGCCGATCCTGCATGCGATCTACGGCCAGCCCGCCGTCCTGCCCGCCGCGGTGGCGACGGTGTTCGTCGCCGGCGTGATGTTTCCGATCACCGTCATCCTGCTGGAGCGGGACGCGCGCGGACCGGCGCAGTCCGCCGGCCTTGCAAGGCAGATCCTGCTCAATCCGATGGTGCTGTCGACGCTCATCGGCCTCGTCTGGGCGATCGCGGGCCTGCCGATCCCTGCAGCGGTTGCGGCTTATCTCAACATGATCGCCGCCGCGCTCACGCCCTGCGCGCTGTTTGCCATCGGGCTCGGCCTGTCGGTCGACGGGCTGCGATCCAACTTCACCGCATCGTTTGCGCTCGCCGCGGTGAAGCTGGTGGTGATGCCGCTGATCGTCTACGGACTTTGCGTGCTGACCGGCCTCAATCCGCTCTACACCGTCGCCGCCGTCGTCTGCGCGGCGGTGCCGACGGCGAAGACCGTGTACGTGCTGGCACACGAGCACAAGGTCGAGGAGAAACTGGTCGCGGCCACGGTCTCGATCACGACGATGCTGTCGGTCGCAACATTGCTGGTCGCGCTTTATCTTCTCTCCGGCCTAACGACGGGGTGA
- a CDS encoding winged helix-turn-helix domain-containing tetratricopeptide repeat protein: MRFLFENNVLDGDLRELTCGGAAVALQPQVFDLLLYLVAQRARVVSKDDLISQIWSDRIVSDSALNSRINAARKALGDDGATQRLIKTVPRKGFRFVGDVREESAIPLAPAEPGPAPARAATDRPAIAVLAFENMSGDPAQEYFGDGISEDILTALSKQRWFMVIARNSSFTYKGRAVHIRQIAEELGVRYIVEGSVRKADNRVRITAQLNDATTGSHLWAERYDRELVDVFAVQDEITNAIAAAIEPQIHAAENFRSHRKPPANLDAWDLLMRALSHYWRVTRQDHEAAKALLERAVGIDPNYGQALSVLAVNYMFGVHLGWAELAAVAPVAEAAALAAVRCDHEDAWAHAALGCVCFSTRRLADALSEFEQALALNPNFSLAQGYYALALSYAGRSRESFEAAQRAIRLSPRDPSLAIYHGIAGYARFTERHYDEAIGLAREAIRHRGDLTGAYRVLAVSAGMTGDGALAQTALAELRRTQPGISLHWIATQLPWVNDADREHYLEGFRRAGLR, encoded by the coding sequence GTGCGATTTCTCTTTGAAAACAACGTGCTCGACGGCGACCTGCGGGAGCTGACCTGCGGCGGCGCAGCCGTGGCGCTGCAGCCGCAGGTGTTCGATCTCCTGCTCTATTTGGTCGCGCAGCGCGCCCGAGTGGTCAGCAAGGATGACCTGATCAGCCAGATCTGGAGCGACCGCATCGTCTCGGATTCCGCCCTGAACAGCCGGATCAACGCGGCGCGAAAGGCGCTTGGTGACGACGGCGCGACGCAGCGGCTGATCAAGACCGTTCCGCGCAAGGGCTTTCGCTTTGTCGGTGATGTCCGGGAAGAATCTGCAATACCGCTTGCGCCGGCCGAGCCCGGCCCTGCCCCGGCGCGAGCCGCGACGGACCGCCCGGCGATCGCGGTGCTCGCTTTCGAGAACATGAGCGGCGACCCCGCGCAGGAATATTTCGGTGACGGCATCAGCGAGGACATTCTCACCGCGCTGTCGAAGCAGCGCTGGTTCATGGTGATCGCCCGCAACTCGTCCTTCACCTACAAGGGACGCGCCGTCCACATCCGGCAGATCGCCGAGGAGCTCGGCGTGCGCTACATCGTCGAAGGCAGCGTGCGCAAGGCCGACAATCGCGTGCGCATCACCGCGCAGCTCAACGACGCCACCACCGGCAGCCATCTCTGGGCCGAGCGCTACGATCGCGAGCTGGTCGACGTCTTCGCCGTGCAGGACGAGATCACCAACGCGATCGCCGCGGCGATCGAGCCGCAGATCCACGCGGCGGAGAATTTTCGCAGCCATCGCAAGCCGCCGGCAAATCTCGACGCCTGGGACCTGTTGATGCGGGCGCTATCGCATTACTGGCGCGTGACGCGGCAGGATCACGAGGCCGCGAAGGCGCTGCTCGAGCGCGCCGTCGGCATCGATCCGAATTACGGCCAGGCGCTGTCGGTGCTGGCGGTGAACTACATGTTCGGCGTGCATCTCGGCTGGGCCGAGCTGGCCGCAGTCGCGCCGGTCGCGGAAGCCGCCGCGCTCGCTGCCGTGCGCTGCGACCACGAGGATGCCTGGGCGCACGCCGCGCTCGGCTGCGTCTGCTTCTCGACGCGCAGGCTTGCCGACGCACTGTCCGAATTCGAGCAGGCGCTCGCGCTCAATCCGAACTTCTCGCTGGCGCAGGGCTATTACGCGCTGGCTTTGTCCTATGCCGGGCGGTCGAGGGAGTCGTTCGAGGCGGCCCAGAGGGCGATCCGGCTCTCGCCGCGCGATCCGTCACTGGCGATCTATCACGGCATTGCGGGCTATGCGCGCTTCACCGAGCGGCATTACGACGAGGCCATCGGGCTCGCGCGCGAGGCGATCCGCCACCGCGGCGACCTCACCGGCGCCTACCGCGTGCTGGCGGTGTCCGCCGGCATGACCGGCGACGGCGCGCTCGCGCAGACGGCGCTGGCCGAGCTCCGTCGCACCCAGCCGGGCATCTCGCTGCACTGGATCGCGACGCAGCTGCCGTGGGTGAACGATGCGGATCGCGAGCACTATCTGGAGGGATTCCGGCGCGCCGGGTTGCGCTAG
- a CDS encoding ABC transporter permease: MKQFWKSMLRSPSGVVGLIILVLAISVAVFGPMLFPNSPWRMVQRPFLPPFTLSAVPLGTDALGRDVFAGMIFGARVSLLVGLVSTLVALVVGVPIGAMAGYFGGKVDDALMRFTEFFQTIPSFALAIVLVAILQPSIYSIVASIAVVSWPPVARLVRGEVLSLRTREYVQAAVVTGQSNTWIILREILPNALSPVIVLASLMVATAILLESSLAFLGLGDPNLISWGYMVGAGRTVIRQAWWITVFPGVAILISVLGLNLIGEGLNDALNPRLSREGR; this comes from the coding sequence ATGAAACAGTTCTGGAAATCGATGCTGAGGAGCCCGAGCGGCGTCGTCGGGCTCATCATCCTGGTCCTCGCGATCTCGGTCGCGGTGTTCGGCCCGATGCTGTTCCCGAATTCACCCTGGCGCATGGTGCAGCGGCCGTTCCTGCCGCCCTTCACGCTCTCGGCCGTGCCGCTCGGCACCGATGCGCTCGGCCGCGACGTGTTTGCCGGCATGATCTTTGGCGCCCGCGTCTCGCTCCTGGTCGGTCTCGTCTCGACGCTGGTCGCGCTGGTCGTCGGCGTTCCCATCGGCGCCATGGCCGGCTATTTCGGCGGCAAGGTCGACGACGCCCTGATGCGCTTCACCGAATTCTTCCAGACCATTCCGAGCTTCGCGCTCGCGATCGTGCTGGTCGCGATCCTGCAGCCCTCGATCTATTCGATCGTGGCCTCGATCGCGGTGGTGAGCTGGCCGCCGGTCGCCCGCCTCGTCCGCGGCGAGGTGCTGTCGCTGCGCACGCGCGAATATGTGCAAGCGGCCGTCGTGACCGGCCAGAGCAACACCTGGATCATCCTGCGCGAGATCCTGCCCAATGCGCTGTCGCCGGTGATCGTGCTGGCCTCGCTGATGGTGGCGACCGCGATCCTGCTGGAATCCTCGCTGGCCTTCCTCGGCCTCGGCGATCCCAATTTGATCTCCTGGGGCTACATGGTCGGCGCCGGCCGCACCGTGATCCGCCAGGCCTGGTGGATCACCGTATTTCCCGGCGTCGCGATCCTGATCTCGGTGCTGGGCTTGAACCTGATCGGCGAAGGCCTCAACGACGCGCTCAATCCGCGGCTGTCGCGGGAGGGCCGTTGA